The following DNA comes from bacterium.
GACCTGAGACGATCAAACAGATCTCCCTTTCATCCTTACAGAGTCACTTAGAAAGGCATGCATCAGAACTGGGAAGTTTTCTCTCTAAGTACATATCTGAGGTAGAGCCGGATGTTCTTAAGGAACAGCTCCAATTTCTTCTCGGGAAAATGTTCCATGTGTTCAAGAGTTATGACTGTGAGCTTGTAGAGATCAACCCCTTGGGGTTACGCCACGATGGCACCCTGGTGGCCCTGGACGGCCTTATGGTAATAGACGACGAAGCTCGTTTTAGACATCCTGAGCTTGTAAAACCCAGGGCTCAAAGTGAGGAAGAGTTTTCTCGGGAGGAGGAATTCAGAAAAAGGGGATGGACTTATATTCCCATGGAAGGCGAAATAGGCATCCTGTCTAGCGGGGCTGGCATAACAATGGCCATCTTGGATTTGATCCATTTCGGAGGAGGTAGACCGGCCAATTTCCTCGACACTGCCCAGATGGATAGAAAAGGTATATATGACGCCTTCAAAATCTTCCACAATAACCCCAATACTAAAGTTCTTCTCGTAAATATCTTTGCCGGGTTGAACCGCTGTGACGAATTGTCCCTTGGGATAACCGATTACCTAAGGGACTTCAACCCGCCTTTCCCGATAGTGGTCAGAATGATAGGCAACAGGGACAATGAAGGTCGAACTATCCTTCAACAGGCAGGCATAAAACCATTGGAAAGCCTGGAAGAAGCGGTAACCAGGGCCATTGAAGAGGCGAGGTGCGTGTCATGAGCGTGCTGGCGTTCGCCCATACAAACGTTTTGATTCAAGGCATCACAGGGGCTGCTGCGAGGCATCACACCAAAAATATGCTGGAATACGGGACCCGTATAGTGGCCGGTGTCCGGCCTGGCTTGGGCGGCGAAAGGGTGGAAAGGATTCCGGTCTACGATTCTGTGGAGGAGGCCTGCAGAAACCATCCAGTGGATGCTTCAGTGCTTTTTATCCCAGCCCCAAGGGTTAAAGATGCAGCATTGGAGGCTCTCCAAAATGGTATCGGGCTCTTGGTGATTCATGCTGAACATGTTCCCCTTCACGATGCCATGGAAGTGATCCAGCAAGCCAGGCAGAGGGGAGCCACGGTTATAGGTCCCAACACTCCAGGAATGATATCACCCCCCGAGAGAGCCAAACTGGGATTTGTCCCTTCTGCTTATTTTCAGGAAGGATGGGTGGGTGTGGCTTCAAGAAGTGGAACTTTAACCTACGAGTTGGTCTTCCGGCTCACGAGGGCAGGCTTAGGACAAAGCACGGTGATAGGAGTAGGGGGTGACCGGATAGTGGGACTGCGGTTCGCCCAAGCACTGGAGCTTTTTGAGAAGGACCCGGGAACAAGAGCTGTACTGCTAATAGGAGAAATCGGCGGATCCATGGAAGAAGAGGCCGGGGAATTAGTATCTAGAGGGGGGGTAAAGAAACCCGTCTTCGCTTACTTGGCAGGCCAT
Coding sequences within:
- a CDS encoding succinate--CoA ligase subunit beta, giving the protein MRLFEYEAKEIFSRNGIPVPRSGYAETKEEVVEAAKRMNGPVVLKPQTITKARGKAGLVLFANNPLEAAECFARLQGRTHNGEKVRGVLVEEKISVLAEFFLAVTVDYTNAVPVLLSSPWGGVEVEVSASKRPETIKQISLSSLQSHLERHASELGSFLSKYISEVEPDVLKEQLQFLLGKMFHVFKSYDCELVEINPLGLRHDGTLVALDGLMVIDDEARFRHPELVKPRAQSEEEFSREEEFRKRGWTYIPMEGEIGILSSGAGITMAILDLIHFGGGRPANFLDTAQMDRKGIYDAFKIFHNNPNTKVLLVNIFAGLNRCDELSLGITDYLRDFNPPFPIVVRMIGNRDNEGRTILQQAGIKPLESLEEAVTRAIEEARCVS
- the sucD gene encoding succinate--CoA ligase subunit alpha, encoding MSVLAFAHTNVLIQGITGAAARHHTKNMLEYGTRIVAGVRPGLGGERVERIPVYDSVEEACRNHPVDASVLFIPAPRVKDAALEALQNGIGLLVIHAEHVPLHDAMEVIQQARQRGATVIGPNTPGMISPPERAKLGFVPSAYFQEGWVGVASRSGTLTYELVFRLTRAGLGQSTVIGVGGDRIVGLRFAQALELFEKDPGTRAVLLIGEIGGSMEEEAGELVSRGGVKKPVFAYLAGHTAPEGQRVGHAGAIIDRSTGTIESKIRALKEAGVLVGRTMEEVVSMMKTSLAN